In one Culex quinquefasciatus strain JHB chromosome 2, VPISU_Cqui_1.0_pri_paternal, whole genome shotgun sequence genomic region, the following are encoded:
- the LOC119766899 gene encoding uncharacterized protein LOC119766899: protein MFNRSEEISICRLLYVFFSKYSSTNGRDVRNVRPRGPQNCVDQIHTESKPLLDVTHQPLKDGHNRLHVALAKISSSTCIIDWKYIFCSLSVVIDGSYASCRMQLHSVGVSAKLQQSNVIVTV from the exons ATGTTCAACCGAAGCGAGGAAATCTCCATCTGCAGACTCTTGTACGTGTTCTTTTCCAAGTACTCATCCACCAACGGTCGCGACGTCCGCAACGTCCGCCCGCGAGGGCCCCAAAATTGCGTTGATCAAATCCACACAGAATCGAAACCACTCCTCGACGTCACCCACCAACCGCTCAAAGATGGCCATAATCGTCTTCACGTTGCCCTCGCCAAG ATCTCCAGCAGCACCTGCATCATCGACTGGAAGTACATCTTCTGCAGCTTGTCCGTCGTCATCGACGGATCGTACGCCAGCTGCCGGATGCAGTTGCACAGCGTCGGCGTGTCCGCAAAGCTGCAACAGAGCAACGTTATTGTAACAGTTTAG